CGAGCTGGACCGCAGGCTGCGCGCCGCCGGATCCGCCATCGTCACCCAACTCACTCACCCGGGGTGGGTGGCCTCGAACTTGTCGAATCTCTCGGACTCGCCCGTGATGTCGCTGGCGCACAAAGCCGTCAAGGTCGTGGCCGACCGGTTCGGCAACGACATCGACGAGGGTGCCGCGCCCACGTTGTACTGCATCAGCGAACCGGTGCCGCCGGGCAGCTTCGTCGGTGTCAGCGGCAGGCTCGGACTGCGCGGCGACGTGGCGCTGATCGGTCGGACACCGCTCGCGTCCGACTACGCGGTGGCCGCCCGACTGGTGGCTTTCGCCGAAGAACAGACCGGCACGACGCTGTCCGTCTAGCGGCCTGTTCACACGTGCGGCAGCCAGCCAGAGCCGCGCGGGGACAGGACGAAGCCACGGCCTTGGGGGTCTTTGCACGCGGTGGTACCCGCGTTGTCGACGCCACAGGTCACGCCGTTCACCGTGATGGAGTGCAGTGGCGGCAGCGTTTTGAGCGGGTGTCCATAAACCTGACCGTTGGGGGCGATCGGGTCACCGGATTGCGCCAACCCCGAGGTGGTTCCGATCGCGTTCACCGTGCCGGCGCCGGCGGCCGGCGGGACAGCGGGAAAGTTGTTGCCCGTGCATTGCGCCTGCTCGGAGAAGAAGTCGCACGTGATGCCGTCCGGGGTGAGGAAATACACCGTGTTCAGTGGCGCGCGCCCGGTGTTGGGAAGCCCGATCGTGTAGTCCGCGACGTTTACCGGTGCATAGCCGCTGATGTCGGGAAAAGCAGGCGTATCGGCATGGGCGTTGCAGCTGGTGACAACAGCACTGACGATCCCGGCCGCGATGGCGAGCGTCTTACTGATCATGTTCGTCCTATCGGTGGGTGGGTTGGCGGTTCGCGTTGACCTCAAACTGCTGTGTGTTGTACGGCGTGTTGGTCGCTGTATTCCATTGGCTGACAAATAGATTCAGATTGTCCAGCGTGGAGCCGGGGAGGATGAATCCACCGTAGTTCTGCGGTACGAAGTTCGGACCCTGCGGATTGCTCTGCTGCGCAACAACTGTCGGTCCAACGGTCAGCGCTTTCGTAGGATCGTTGACCACCCGGACCTCGACGTTTCCGGTGCCCTGGTTGAACCCCGAGAGTACCGCCTTGCCGTCGACTTCCCTGAAACTGAGTTCGCCGTAGGGCGATTGGCTCACCGGCATGGCTTGTTGTCCGGCTGGGCCCCAACTATTGCCGGTCCAGGGCTGCCAGGCGTTGCGGTCGGCGACATGGCTGGGATCAACCCGGTACATGCTTACTCCTTGGCTGCGGTCGAATGAGTCGGCGGCGATGTACACGTTGCCGTCGGCGGCCTGGAACCCGCTGATCTGCGTCGGCCCGGCTCCCGGCGCACGCCACGAACCTTCGATGGGCTGCCAGCCCCGGCCGGGGTCGTTGGTGACCCGGGTCAGCCACGAGCCGCCATCGGGTTTCAAATTGCTTGTGCCCGTGGCCATCACGTAGGTCGTGCCATCGCGCATCCGGATACTCCCAGCCGGGAGTGTGTTTTTGCCCGCTGCTTGCAACGGTGGGGGGAACAGCACGTTCGGGCTCCCGTCCGGCCCCGTCAGCGGTTCGCCGAAATGGGGACGACCCTGGTCGTCGAAGGTGACGGGTACGGCGACGGACGGGTAATGCGTCCCGTCGTACGCTCCATTGCCGGAGAACGAATCCCCGAAGATCGCTACGTATCTGCCGTCGGGCAGCTGCACCACTTCCCCCAAGTCCGCCGCGCCAATTCCGGGGATGCCCGGATTAGCACCGGTACCGGCGACCGGCCCAAGATTGCGTGCCTGATCGGGTTGCAACGGACCTTCGATCCAGTCGCCCACGCTGGCCGGCGGGTCGTAGCCTTCGCTGTGCAGGCCGGCCATCGAGCTGTGCAAGGTGGCCGCATAGCCGTTGCGCGTTGCTTGCAGATCGCCGAGCGCGGCCTTGGTGTCGCGGATCGCGTCGTCTTCACACGTGGTGATGAAGGCATGCAGCGCGTCCCTATCCGCCGCGCCGAGATGGGGATCGGTTTCCATCTCGAGCGCTTGGCCGATCATGTTGTCGAGCGTCTGCAACTGCGTCTCGAGAGCGGCGATCCGTGCGGCCCCGGCCTTTTGCGCCTCGGCCAACGCCGCGGCGATTTTTTCCAGGTCGACGCCGATCTTGGGCAACTGCAGGGACTGTGCACCAAGGGATTTGGTCACCCGCTGCACCTCATCGGAGTCGTTGATCGG
The DNA window shown above is from Mycobacterium sp. Aquia_216 and carries:
- a CDS encoding putative alpha/beta hydrolase encodes the protein MQLRYINIPLLIAEAGGDPWAINQSLQSGRPAQISDLAEAFHAAGVCTTESSKAFADARDRFEAAWNRETGGHPINDSDEVQRVTKSLGAQSLQLPKIGVDLEKIAAALAEAQKAGAARIAALETQLQTLDNMIGQALEMETDPHLGAADRDALHAFITTCEDDAIRDTKAALGDLQATRNGYAATLHSSMAGLHSEGYDPPASVGDWIEGPLQPDQARNLGPVAGTGANPGIPGIGAADLGEVVQLPDGRYVAIFGDSFSGNGAYDGTHYPSVAVPVTFDDQGRPHFGEPLTGPDGSPNVLFPPPLQAAGKNTLPAGSIRMRDGTTYVMATGTSNLKPDGGSWLTRVTNDPGRGWQPIEGSWRAPGAGPTQISGFQAADGNVYIAADSFDRSQGVSMYRVDPSHVADRNAWQPWTGNSWGPAGQQAMPVSQSPYGELSFREVDGKAVLSGFNQGTGNVEVRVVNDPTKALTVGPTVVAQQSNPQGPNFVPQNYGGFILPGSTLDNLNLFVSQWNTATNTPYNTQQFEVNANRQPTHR